The sequence caaaagGCAAAGTTACTGTCAACAACTCATCATTGCTTGGTACTATAGATCCATATGGCACGTGAACACCATACTGAGAACAGCACACAAGGCAGGGCATAGGAATGGGAAGGGTCCTCGGCAGTTCTGTGAATGGCCCCAGtaacctggggtgggggtgggggtggtactGTCTACATGCTCAGCATCCTACATCCCAGGGATGCTGCCAGCAGTTGGATGCAGGTTTGGGTGCAGATGCCTGCACCTTGTGGCCTGACATTTCTCAGATGGGATGCCTCTTCCCAACTCCTCACTTGCATGGTTCTAGATGTGCCTCTTGCAGCATAGCGCTGCAGAGTTGGCCAAGTCCCTCTTAAGAAGAATACTGGTGCCAGAAACTCAAGTTTCTCTGTGTGTAGACCTACTAGCATGCCAGATCCACAAGGCACCTAAACTCTTACAGGGCTTGGCTCCCATGTCTTGCAACTGGAAGGCTACTTGTGAGCACTGGGCACTGTAGAAACCCCTCTATGGTCAgttcctgtacatgtctacttaTTCCCAAAGGGGAATTGCAATAGACTGATTCAGAGCTAGGTTTGGGCAGGCAGAGCTCTTGCTAATACAATGACAGTATTGGACCAGTTCTTCCCCCTGTTCCATTTGTGGAAGTGCCTTGAACTGAATTTGGCACGAATGCTTGTGTCGGCCAAGTGAACCAGCACATCGATACCACTCATTGGAACCTGGTTGAGGTGGAGATTGTACAGTACACTCTCGAGAGAGAACAGCCGGAAGTTGTACCTCTTCTTGCAGACAGCAGACAAGTACACTCTGTCTCTTCTCCATCTGTATTGGTACACACAGGTCCTTTTAAAGAGCCAACAGTGTGGTTCTTTGTTTGTGGAGAAAAGTTCTCTCTCCCAAGATCTGCACATGATACCGCTGGCTTGTGCTGCCTAGGGGCAATCCAGATTTAAGGCAAGCCCTTCCCAGCTGAATGGGATGGCATTAGAAGGAAAAGCCCCACAGCCACCAGCTCCATCAGAACTTTCTAGCATGTTGGTCAGCTTCACCATGTTGGCCAATCTGCATTGCAAGAGCAGAATGCTAAACCTGTGTGCATCCAGCTGGCTTTGGACCTCATCTCCCATCAGGCCCATCCATCAAAGCCAGTGGTCTAGGATGATGGGACATAGtcaaacaacacctggagggccctcATCCCAGATCTAAGAGAGCACTGAGGAACAGTGAGATTCTTCGGGCCTAGATCCTCTCTTCACAGTGTTGCAGTTAGGATGCTGAATGTTGTCACCACTAAAAGGACATAAATTCTGCCCCTCTGTGGGGAAAAAGCCCCAAACTTCCTAGCACCTGCATTTATAGTAGGactgctttttttgttgtttttttgtttttaagtggggTTGTTCCTTGAGGAGGAAATTTGGCTGAAAACTCCCATCCTGCTTGCCTTAGATGCACACTGGGAAAAGCTGAACCCAAATGTCCTCCTTCTGGGCAATGGTTAAAGAcacagaagcccagccagataaaAAAAACTTTGGGAACTATAATTCACAGAGAGGTGAGGAGACTTGTAAACAGAAATCAACACGAAGCCTTCTGGCAAAATCAGGGTAGTACTACAAACAGCAGAGGTGCTCTCCAACTCTATCAAAAGTGAGTGTGGGTGTCAGTTTTTGGCACTACATTTCACAACTGAAAACATCCTTGAAGGAGGTGTACCTAGTGCAGCTACTCCGGAGGAAGGagctcccctccaaaaaacaagTCTTGGTTTCCACCATGTAAGTGTCCCCTGCTCTCTTTTTACACAGTGTCAAATAATCTCTCATCTATGCCTTCACAGATTTCATTTCTTAGGGGTGAAAGCCACAAAACCCCCAAATCCCAATGCATAAAATATTGTTGGGAGGGGGCGGGGAatgggggaggcaggaaaaggaaatcagcatcTTCAAGACACCTTCAGAGAAACAAGAACCTGATTTAGAGTAAACACAACAGAGTAAAGAGTGTTTTGTAAAAGCCCCCATATTCCAACACATATGAAtaaaataccccaccccaccccagatctCTTGAAAAAGTCAGGAACATAAAAATTAGCCACGCTTCTGATGGCAACAGGCCTCTTTGCTCCCGGGGGGCAGGGGAATAGCATTGACAGGAAAAGAGGCTATGACACGCACGCTCACATGCACACAAGCCAGAGCACGCATCGAGCCACACTCTCGCACACAAGACGCGGGACCTTCCAAATTATTAGTTTCTCAGGCAAGTTGGTCAGGTGGCGGCATCAGCCTGTAATGCAAGATGCCTCCACTGGGACTCAGCAGGGCCCTCTAGCAAAGGGAATGGAGGGCTCTGAGGGACCTGCCTTGAACAGACTTGCAGGGCTGTCGGCAAACGTCGAGAGTGTAATTAAGAAGAGATTAAATATTTcatccaaattctctcctgcaCTAGGATGAGCCTGGATACTCTTATTGCACTTTTCTCCCAGCCCCTGCTTTCTCTTGAAATGGTCCTTTAGAATAGGGAAGGCAGTCTGGTGCTGGACTCAAAAGGCAGTGGACTCTCTCctctcagggattatttagctttGATTCCTGCAACTGgggggaggttggactagatgcccctcaggggtcccttccaactctacaattctatgattctttaatgCCCCAAACTCATTATATTCTGTGCAATGTAAACTATCAATCTCCACAGCAAGAACACTCAAGTTCTGTGGGCACCATAAAATTATGCAACTGAACAATATTAGGCAAACTTGCTTATTTTGTTTAAAGTTGTTCAATTGGATGGCTTTCTCAAGACCTGACACATGATCATTCAGCCAAAATCTCCTTCAGAATGCTATCATGCTGCTGCCCCTAAGTTAAAACACATACTGTACTTCTGGAAATAACTGAAGATTTCAGACTGTTTCTTAACCTATTGGCACTGGGAGGAGGGAATCCCAAACTATGCATAGGTTCTCTAAAAGCTGTGATCTGGCAGCCCCTACAACTAATCTATTCTAGACCCAAGATAGGATACTGCTAGTACAGTGATCTCCACAAACGCTACACCAAACTTTCCTAAACATGGGTCTCCAAAATATCCGAGAGCCGTTTCCAGTCTGTATCAAACAGACAAGTTGCTGAGAGCCCTGCATATAATCATCTGAGCTTGGCACTGTGAAAACTACATGTCCCAGGATGCAAAGCGGCACTGCCAAGCGTGTGTGGCAGTGTAAGCGCTGCTGGCTGAGACATGTCAAGTGCTTCAGAACTGGGCAAGGTGCCATTTGCTTGTAATATATAGGGTTTGGCCTGCATTTCCAGGAGACATCAGGGGTGTTGAGCGCCGTAATCCTGGGGACTCGAGAGATTCAAAAGGGACTGTCCCACACGTTGCCTGAGAAACTACGTAACATTTGCACGTTCCAACTGCTATAAGAAAACCCTAGAGTTGGCCCGGGGCCCCCTTCACTCCACAGTAGGTCCTCCTCGGGAGCAGCAGCGGGGCCGCCGCACATTCTGCAGGAGTGCCCTGAAGACGCTGggctgcctcttgacctcccccTTGGGGGGAGCCCCCTTGATGGAGCTGGCACGGGTGCTCTGAGGTGTCATCACCATTTGCCGGCCATGCTCTTCAATCTGCTTCTCCAGGTGTTTCTGGATGGCCATGCCCAGCACCTCCACCTCCATGGAGGCGCCGTACACTTCCCACGTCATGCCCTTCTCGTCCCAGCTGACCTCCCGCACCGGCTCGGGCGCCTCCTCCTGGGCCCCTTTCACGTGCACCTCAGGGTAGGACGCTTGGGGAGATTTGGTCACGGGAGTCATGGGCCCCGTGGCCACGGACCTGGTCTCCACCGGGATGGACACCTGCATCTCTGCATCTCTCTTGGCTGGCTTCTGCTCCGGACCAGGGCTCTTCAGAGAGGAGGCCCCCAAGCCCCTTGTGTGGAAAGTGAAAGCCGAGGAGCCGTCAGGCGGGTTGATGGGGCTGACGGCCACCGACACCAAAGACACACGATTGTCAACTTGAGTCCCAGCATCGTGCTGGGGGGGAGTGACCTCAAGTGAGCAGGTTTGGGTGAGAAGTTCCACAGATCTCTTCTCGACGTCTGTTGTGCGCTCCTCACTCACAGCCACACTGGTCATTTCTGGTGTTTGTTGTTCCTGAGCTTGGTTTTGACACTTGGACTCAGAGGGTGTCACTTCTCTGAGCCCTTCCGCCTCCTTGGTGGCTTCACCTGGGGTTGTTTGTGACTCACCTGATGTGCCCTTGGCTTCATGAGGAACGGCAGCCACAGGGTTTCCTGGCACTCTACTGGAGTTCCCAGCTGTGTTAGCCTCCGGAGCAGGGAACCTCACTTCCCTGCTATGGTCCCCCAACTGGTCTGTTTCTGTCGCTGGTCTGCTTGACTTCCCTGATGTGGCTTCAGCTGCCAAGGGGTCTTGAGTAAACTCCTTGGGAGCTTCTGGTGCGAGGGGACCTCCGTGTCCTTCACTCAAGTGGTCCGCTGCTTCACAGACATCACTGCTGAAGTGTGATATATCTCCCTTGGAGGCACCTGGCTGTCCTTGGCTTGTGTTTTTCAGGCACGTGGGAAGTGCAGGACCCCCCTCGGAATGTGCTGTTCCTGCTTGGATGCTCTCAGCCTCAGCGGCTTTTTTGGTTGGTTCAAGAAATGCCACATGTTTCAGGGAGGCTGGTGCACTGGAAGGGTCCTTGTTGGTTGCCTTTAGGCAGGGCTCTGCCGGGAGATGCGTACCGACATCTCCAGGAACAGCTTTACTTTCCAGAGGGTTGCAGGTATTGGATAAGCTACTGGGAAGATCCCTGCAGCTTGAGCCCTGCTTGCTGTTGTGCTGCAAGTGATGATGGGCTGCTCGTTCCCCGTCCTCTTCCAAGGTGGTTCCTCCAGCCATTGCATCTTTCAGAACCACGGTACCTGTATCAGTGACTAGTTCCATGGAAGGCTTTGTGGCTACAGCTGGCGCCTTCTCCTTCTGGTCTGGGTTGTCCACCATGGTGTCTTCTTGGCTGCCGTCTTTGGTGCCAAGGTCATTCACACAGCAGTTCCTCATGGTGAGATCTCCTCCGTCACATCGGGTGTGTTGGAGACAGCTGTCTTTCTCCTGACTGCAAGGTAAGCGGCTGCTGGGCTGGGGAGCATCTTCTGGAACTGCATCTTGCTTCAACAACTGCAATGCTTCTGGCTGCTTAGCACTGCCCATCTCGAGATGAAACTTCTGCCATGCTATTCCATGCACCTCTCTTGGAGGACTCTAAAAGGGGAgataaaaaggggtgggggacacacagtAAAGTTATGCCTATGCTGGAAACTCACTCAAACACACCATCAACTCCAAGCTATTCATGTTTGGAGCCTTCTGTGTCTGAGGTGCCCTGGTATACTCTAGGTGTATCTGGCACATGCGTGGGCTTAAGACACAAGCACAGGATCTGGTAGCTGAAAAAGAATTTGGCATCCTGAAGATTCTCAGAAGGGTGTTagggggtgttttttaaaaagcaagtttctagtcttCATATCTGCAGAGAAAGAGCTTGGAAAACAGGCAGGCATTTCCTTGGGAGGGTTTGGGAACCaggaagatccccccccccctcagattAGGATATGGAGCAACAGGGAACTTTCAGAAAACACATTTATTGAGTgtctattctgatttgtttgcaggaaggtgATCTGCTGATTCTAGAGCATTCTCTCCATTTTGGGTGGGGATGTTACCAAGCACCATCCTACACATTCCAGTACAttcccatcacttttcttactgCCAAAACTTTTGAGGGAAGCAAATTTGTTGTGCCAGACTTCCCAATCAACTGGAAATGGGCAACCTGACTTTTTTGGTGAGTGATTTAATCCCACCTGATAGCACAATAGTCTTGGAAGCGCCCTTAGAATTGTGGATCTGGGCCCATCTCCCACGGCTACTGCTCCTTGTCCACAGACTTCCAATTCTCCACAACCATTTACCCCTCTATCCCTTCttatttctcttcctcccttccaTGCCACCTTTATGCTAAATCCAGGTAGTGCGCAGTTTACTTGGTCAATTCATTATATACTCCTTTGAATAATAGCTGAACTACTTCTACAACTTCTGAGATTTTTAGGGTGGAGGTGCATCAAATAACAAAGAGAAGGCTCATTTTTGCCCTGTGTTCTCTAATGTGTCGCCTCTTGAATGTAAGGCCTCATCAGCACTGAACGTTTAAAGCAGTGTCAtttcactttaaacagttgtggcttcccccaaagaatcatgggaactatagtttgttaagtatGGTGAGAGTTGTTAGAGGAAACTCCCATTCCCcgcacagaactacagttctcagaatggtttaacaatcagtctctCTTCCTGGGCAACTCAGGGTTTTGTAGTcacatgttcatttatttcagtgagtttGCTCTGAGTAAAATGTAGTTCAATACCACCCTAAGAACTTCATAGTTGGAAGCCCCCGCCCCCCGattatttagtccaaccccctgcaatgcaggaatatgcaggtgacccatatggggatcgaacctgcgtccttggtgttatcagcaccatgccctaaccaactgagctaacatACACTATTTCATCCACTAAGGTAGATCAGTACTGTTATCCTCATTTTACAGGTCGGAAGCTGAAGCTAAGAGAACATTAGTTCCCCTAAGGTCATATACTAAATACATGGCAGAGGCAGGATTTTGACTAGTGGTTTCTTCATTCACAATTCAGCCTTGTAGCCACATTACAACATTAGTCCCTAGACTGTAGCCACCTTTGCTTGAATGGTACAGGAAGTATCCATCACATATGGACAATCATATATTCAAAGGGTAGCAGCTGATTCATTCAGCTAATTGGGTGGGAGATTTGGTGGAGGAAGTTAAGAGATTTGAAAGCTGCTCAGCCATGTCACAATTCAATAAACTTGATTCCACATCCCCGCCAAAAAAATAGCCTTATAAGTGAATGAACAAGATCAGGTCTATAGTTATTCAAGTGACACAAGCAAATTGCGTGCCTCTAACTAAACTGCCAGCTGCTGTGATAATCTCCTGCAACATTTGCACACacaggctggccacatgatttGTGCACATATATTCTGGCACCGAAGCCTGCAGAGATTCCATGGCGACAATGGAGAAGAGACATTTGGTTTGGAGGTGGTGTGTTAACAGCAAGCAAATAGTAGAAATCCCATTGTAACCACATATAATCAACTGCCGGCACCCACCCATTAGAAGATGCTGCAAACTCTATGGGAATACTTTTGAGATTGCTTAGAGCCTTGGCCATGGCAACTGCAGGAGTAAAACAGCCTGAAAATATAATATAAACAAAGACATATTATAACTTCAATTACACACCTCCCCAAAAAGAACGgaaaggaagaaaacagaaaTTATAAAAATTGTAGCAGAAGGTTCAACCTCAGTTCTCCAGCAGTAGGAATAGCAAGGCAACTCAAGACCACGTGCCACCTGAGATGACTTTCTTTTGCACCTTCTCTCCCTCTCAGGTGCACTCTCATCTCTATGGTTGTTCCTGATGCCAAAGCAGTAGCAGTGCCACGGCAGGTTGAAAGAAGATCTGCCAGCTGGGCTCATTATGTACCATCTGCATGGCTGGTGTGTGAAAATGTCAGCATGTGAAGGCGAAGTGAGGGGCAGGGTGGGTATGAATATAGGTGGCCATACAGAATCCTGACATATATGGGTGGGTCCCAACTACCTACTGCTGGAATTAGAGTATGGGGAGTGGAATCGAATCTGGAGATGGAGCCTTCCTAATTTCATTTgagccaggaatggggaacttgcaGCCCCCAATATGTTGCTGGACTTGACTCCTATCATGTTAAGGAAAATGAAAAAATTCTCCATGCGTCAGCAGAAATTGTACCCCACCCCATGCAGCTAAGGTATCTTGTGACTATCTTGTATGTGTTGCTGGGCAAACTAGCATGTAGCACCAGGTAGATAAGGGCTCAGGTTAAAGCATCCATTGTTGGGGAGTACAGGAAAATCTGCTGGAGAAGTGGAGACTGTTGGAAGAATCCTGTGAAAATGTGAAAGACTTTGCGAAGAGCCCATCTGAGGAAAGTTGGGCAACCTGCAAGACTTCTGGACTCAGAGAATTCGGGCAGTTGCAGGACTTTGTTAGCAACTGGACTTTGCACTTGCTGTGTGGACTTTGGTCTCATGAAGGACTTCATAAGCTGGAActctctctgggctcagagagtgAAGACTTATTGTAGCAACTGTGTGTTTACATAGCTCCTGTGGTGAGCCAAACTGCTCAACTGAACTTCCATGGTGCATATACAACACCCAacacaccatccctgaccactggccatgctggctagtgatgatgggagttgagagcccagcaacctctggagagccacaggtcctCCATTCCTGGTTTAAGCAGAAGATATTGTTTGGTTGGCCAGCTGCCTTTTATTTTTGCCAGCCTAGAAGCTCATACTATCCACTAGTCACAGGTCTACCACTGGCCTTTCTACGgccagcaaaaaagaaaacagtgcATGCCAAAAATGCAGTTAAGACTTCAAACAACACTGAGTCTGAAGCAACTACTGAGCCATTGTTGTGAAGTCTAGCCCTACTCATTCTCTCCCTTCATCATGCTACATTCATATAATAAAGGAAAGCACATGATCATTAGCTATAATCAAGAAGGTATAGAGTAAGAATAAACATCAAAATTCCACACCAAGGCAGCCTAAATTCTCCAGAAACATTTTTGCACAATTCTCCACAAAGAGATGCTCAGTTCTGCAACTGCATAAATTATATAAATTCCAACACATCCTCAAGCTTCTCTCTGCAGCctcaaggactagaaacttgctttaaaaaatgaagcatgAGATTCTTAGGTCATTGGTTTCTGTGCCCAACTTCAAATTCCATAATTGCATAATCACAGAACACACACAGTCTTGTCTATGCAGGTGGAATATGTATTGCGTTGGTAGTAGCTAAATCTTTATAACAGAATCCAAACTGATTATTGTTTTGCCTTATAACATGCTGAGACTAAGAGGCCATGCACTCTCATTCTGACTCCATTTTAAATGGTTCCATATGGAGCTTGTCGCCATGTGGGGAGATATTTGTATGCTGCCATTCAGAATACTTTTCACAAAAAATGGCAAAACCTAAGAGATCTGCCTGACTCTTGGTAGAAAGTTCCCTGTTTCATAACTATCTACACATTACTTGCAAAGCAGGAAAGACTTAGGGGAGGGATGTAGCAGAGAAACAGTTGATGGAGAAAGGATTAAAAACCTCCCCTTTTCTGCAGCTTCTCTGCTCTCattttttcttccccaccccccaaggcgGATTTCAGTCTTCAAAATAGTGCTGCGTCTGGCTCAGTTAACATATAGTTTAGTCCCATCAGAGAACATTGGCAAAACCAGGgccttttttttcagccagaacttgacTAAACTCCGTTCCAGCGCCTCTCAGGTGGGGGTCgctgctattataagagaacaaaggaggtgttcatggtgtgttccagcacctttttttctagaaaaatagcactgggcaaaACAATTTCCTAGCTGCTTGGTTTTAAGATGGAATGGGTTCTTGGAAGAGGAAAGGGTTTTCAAGAAATCCAATTGGCAGGCACATTACCTACAGCCAAGTGTCTTCTACACACATAggatagaccatgggtaggcaaactaaggcccgggggccagatatggcccaattgccttctaaatctggcacgcggatggtccgggaatcagtgtgtttttacatgagtagaatatgtgcttttatttaaaatgcatctctgggttatttgtggggcataggaatttgttaattttttcttcttcttcaaaatatagtccggcccaccacaaggtctgagggacagtggaccggccacctgctgaaaaagtttgctgacccctgggatagaCAATCAAAGCAGACAGACTCTCATACCCACAGCCCTGTGCTGATGAGACACAACACAGCTCTCCACCCCAAACACATATTCCACTTAAAGCAGTGTTTGCCTAGGAGTTCCACTGGGCAACCTTTCTTGCTTTCCTGCTGATCCGGCAGTTATCCACAGCTGAAAGGCTCGTCTTCAGCTCAGTGAGTAAGCCTGCCTCTCTTATCACTTTATTAACTGTGGCACTCCTTCCCTGTACACTCCAGCAAGCGCTTATTCCCCAGGGTAGGGAGTCTGTAAGTCGGGAGAGGCACCTCATTCATCACTGCTTTGTCACACATGAGCTCCTTCTCTACAGCCCCACTCCAAGGGAGCCACGTACTTGAATTTGAATCCAAGAAGATCTAGGAGAGATTCTTGGGCTACTTACATTTTTCCATGGGAGGATATCATCCACAGGGACCACTACATCCAGTTGCAGAACCATGTGAGTTAAGCACTTTGGCACAAGTTCTCCTATGTTTTATCTGCACGCATTCCTCCAAGCAATAAAAGCACTGCGTCAAGATCTGCCTCCGCTgtcgtcaacctggtgccctccagctgttttggacaacaattccATCAGCTGTGCAGACtatgcctgatgggagttgtagtccaaaactgctggaagacaccaggttagGAAAGGATGATCCACCTTATATTCCAGTTAATGGTGGCGAATGCTCAAAGTTATGCTTCCATGTATCCAGAAACTTGTATTCGGAGTACTAGAGAGTATTCAAGTCTTATATATCCCCACACCTGTGAATATAATACAAACATATTTCTCCtcctacttttttattttatttatttaataaaacttatatactgcttgactgtaaaaaacctcaaagcggtttacaagccCCCcactaaaatcaagaaaaaattataCCCCTACTTACAACATACAAAAGctgaaatactaaaacagattaaagttacctcagctttctaaacacctgggtaggtttgtctaaacaagaatgtttttagcaggcaccaaaaagagtacagcgaaagcgcctgcttgatctcaacaggcagggagtcccAAAGTGTAGATGCTTCCACACTAAATGATCAAGCTCTTAAAAATACGGAGCGGGTATCATGTGGCACCTATAGTAGTGCTAATTCCTCTGATCAAAGCGGTTGACCTTttctgccaaagcttttaggatAAGCAAGTCTATCAATATTTATACCAGGTTTGGGgaacccttggccctccagatgttgctgagctacaacttccAGCAGTCCCGGCAAtcgtggccaatggccagggatgatgggagttgtagttcagccacatctggaagaccaaaggttccccaaactTAATCTAAAACTTCTCCTGCTAGTGGACATGTTATGGACCCTCCCTTCATCTCTCTGTGCATTAGTTATTTCCCTTCCATCCACATTTATTATGGGCAAAGGATAGGACTGGCATGCACTctgcaaaaaaatattattatttggtgCCACTTTCTAGAAATAAGCACTAAGCCTTTGGACATCTCCTTTTCTGGCAGACCTATCTTCTTGGCTCCAGTAGTCTCTCTAGAGTTGGATATAAGCCAAATACATGCAAACACAACTCAAGTACATGCAATTGCAACCCAAGTGGACATCCTTGCCTAAGAAAAATAGAGGCAGAGGCTCCAGTCCATCTACAGAGACTGCCAGAGTAAGAGCAAAGGTCTGCCAATAAATGAAGCTCTCCAAAGGCATATTGCTACACTGGAACAGAATTACATTTTCAATTGCACGTAGAAAATACGGTTGGGAGGGGAGTTGCCAAAATATAAATGTGTGCTTCATCTGCATATTCATTTGCAAATTGTAGATGCTTGCATATATTTGCTTAGTCAAGTAATGTCTTCTGCTGATCATAAGGACAAGGAGCTATGTGGGATAATGAAAGCCCACTGGGAATACCAATGATTGGCTGGGAATACCCACTGGGAATACCAATGATCCACTTTCTGGCTTTTCCAATTTTACCAGGTGTTGCCCATGCACTTTCAAGTCTATCTTTGCAGCAGTGAGGACTATAAACTTACtttaggaaggaagaaaggaagattgATTTTCAGGAATTTTGTAACCAGTACCATATTCCAATCACATGGaataaggtaagggtaaaggtaaaggacccctggatggttaagtccagtcaaaggtgactatggggttgcagtactcatctcactttcagaccgagggagccggtgtttgtccacagacagctttctgggtcatgtggccagcatgactaaaccacttctggtgcaacagaacaccgtgacagaaaccagagtccacggaaacaccttttaccttcctgccacagcagtaactatttatctacttgcactggta comes from Podarcis raffonei isolate rPodRaf1 chromosome 2, rPodRaf1.pri, whole genome shotgun sequence and encodes:
- the GPRIN1 gene encoding G protein-regulated inducer of neurite outgrowth 1 translates to MGSAKQPEALQLLKQDAVPEDAPQPSSRLPCSQEKDSCLQHTRCDGGDLTMRNCCVNDLGTKDGSQEDTMVDNPDQKEKAPAVATKPSMELVTDTGTVVLKDAMAGGTTLEEDGERAAHHHLQHNSKQGSSCRDLPSSLSNTCNPLESKAVPGDVGTHLPAEPCLKATNKDPSSAPASLKHVAFLEPTKKAAEAESIQAGTAHSEGGPALPTCLKNTSQGQPGASKGDISHFSSDVCEAADHLSEGHGGPLAPEAPKEFTQDPLAAEATSGKSSRPATETDQLGDHSREVRFPAPEANTAGNSSRVPGNPVAAVPHEAKGTSGESQTTPGEATKEAEGLREVTPSESKCQNQAQEQQTPEMTSVAVSEERTTDVEKRSVELLTQTCSLEVTPPQHDAGTQVDNRVSLVSVAVSPINPPDGSSAFTFHTRGLGASSLKSPGPEQKPAKRDAEMQVSIPVETRSVATGPMTPVTKSPQASYPEVHVKGAQEEAPEPVREVSWDEKGMTWEVYGASMEVEVLGMAIQKHLEKQIEEHGRQMVMTPQSTRASSIKGAPPKGEVKRQPSVFRALLQNVRRPRCCSRGGPTVE